DNA from Triticum aestivum cultivar Chinese Spring chromosome 7D, IWGSC CS RefSeq v2.1, whole genome shotgun sequence:
gagggggtgtgcggcgcctctgcatcgggccaagtcgcgacgtagctcggatgtaGTCTGTCTGTGGTTTTCGGCCCAGGCATGGTTATATTTGTCACGTCCGGCCAGATGGCCGTTGTCGCGCGtcagggcacgcccccgcgatccgtagatcgatctggtctgacctgctctgttctttaggtcctgccgcaggtcatatgtataaccccaagctgttttatctctgcctttacggtgaggtgggacgggctggtgttcggcttgaggtgccgctttatcccgactgcgtggtggtcggtcagccgcattatgcgctgacGGTACGGgttccagcgcctcgtcatcgaattggggtaacaatttgcgcttcgggtaacttttggttgggcattctaggccgtattcctcggctgccaggacattagtccatctgtcgttgagcagatcttgatcagcttgaagctgctgctgcttctttttcaggctccttgcagtggctattagctggcgcttaaagcgctcctgctcgagaggttcctcaggcacgatgaaatcctcgttgccgaggcttacctcatcctcTGTAACACCCtaaggatcatgctacagtaactctctgtgattaagctaatcatgttgctaaacagggcatgatcacatttggaatcacatttcttttcaaactcctaattcaaacttcaattaaaattaaagtggaaaataaaagttttcaaaaatttaaacaaaaatgttcggtgggtgccaaataatacactggtaattatggtggagaaaacacatttttataaaatacctaaatacttttaaatgaaataaaacagaaaataaaataaataaataaaaagaaaatacaacagaaaacagaacaggcaaagaaaaaaaagagaaggcccttcccccccgctggacccctggcccgactgggccgacccccggcccagcccacctctcccgctcgcccccttccctgttcccccgaccggggtcggaacaggggcagtccccgccgcaccccctcgccggcgacggggaggataaggacgccagctccccccgcctcctcgggcctctctcccactcgcccccgctctcctctcggcccctgcgcctctctcttctccccccagatccgcgccactccttccttccccacgcccgacgcggtcgccgccgttcaccgtcgttcacacggccaccgtacccacctcgccgccccaaggtgtctccaaggaccgccgtcgcccgctgcttcgtctggtgcagcccgttggagaccggagcccctgcaacgacctccccgagctcgccttcaacttcggacgccggcgacccccttcttccccggcgccgatctgctgctcctaagcccctcaccggcctccgtgtgccgcgcgatgagcctctccccctcctcccctgtccttcctctctcgcgcgcccctagcggcttccccacgcgcgcccgaacgccgcgccgcggagctcgtcgccggcgggtctccggtgaccatttggtcatgggcgtaggcccgttagctcgaccgcatcgtgccgcacccgccttgctagttagttcggccgctcgcgcgctctaacgccgcacccgccccagcccgaagcacttcgccgccggcgagctcgtagcgctcgcccccgcccgttccagccgctccggccaccaccgttggacgcgcggcgccgagccgcgtcgaacgcgcccagccacgaccccgcagaccccctgtgcgcgaaacccgcgcccctcccgagccgcgccgccgcgtttggctcgtcggagttgctccggcgccggccgccgacgtggctggcctggccccccccagtgccactgccagtgggccccgtgggccccgttgactgggtccacccagtcaacgtgctgactgggcaggcccaggcactgacatgcgggccccgccgcaaaaattaaaaaacaaaaagaaaaggaaaaatgttttataaataaaaataattagattaactaatcactcactgacatatggggcccacccctctaattagactgttagtttagtttaaattaatattagactaacagaggctgacatgtgggtcccactggacccacctgtctggtttgactggtcagccgacctgttgacctgctgacgtcagcattgcctcatgctgacgtcataattcatttttgcttaattcacataattccagaaattcaaataaactttgaaaattcatatcttttaaaccgtaactcggatgaaaatgttttctatatgaaagttgctcagaacgacgagacgaatccgaatacgcagtccgttcgtccaccacacctccctaacctatcgaactagcaactttccccctccggtccgtctgaccgaaaacgcgaaacatcgggaatacctcccggttgtttccccccttcaccggtaccatctactgtcgcgttaggtcacacctagcaccgctcattttcatgtcacgcatcgtcatgcttatgtttgcattgtattttactgtttcttcccccctcttctctccggtagactacgagaccgacactgctgctgcccagttcgactacggagtcgacgacccctcctacttgccagagcaaccaggcaagccccccccttgatcaccagatatcgcctactcttctctattctgcttgcattagagtagtgtagcatgttactgctttcgatatcctatcctgatgcatagcctatccttgctactactgttgttacctttacctgcaatcctacatgcttagtataggatgctagttttccatcagtggccctacattcttgtccgtctgctgtgctatactatcgggccgtgatcacctgggcggtgatcacgggtatatacttatatactatatacatgacacatgagatgactaaagtcgggtcggctcgtaggagtacccgcgagtggatctttgtggcggagcgacagggcaggttgagactgcctaggtgagaggtgggcctggccctggtcggcgttcgcggttacttaacacgcttaacgagatcttggtatttgatctgagtctggccatttggtctatacgcactaaccatctacgtgggagtagttatgggtatcccgacgtcgtggtatcagccgaagctcttttgacgtcagcaactgagtggcgcgcgccgcattggaccgtaagctcgcgcttgtattaagggggctaggtctgcttccggccgcgtacgcaacgtgcaggtgtgcatagggcgatgggcccagacccctgcgcgcataggtttagaccggcgtgctgacctctctgttgagcctaggtggggctgcgacgtgttgatcttacgaggccgggcatgacccagaaaagtgtgtccggccaaatgggatcgagcgtgttgggttatgtggtgcacccctgcagggaagtttatctattcgaatagccgtgtccctcggtaaaaggacgacccggagttgtaccttgaccttatgacaactagaactggatactgaataaaatacacccttccaagtgccagatacaacccggtgatcgctctctaacagggcgacgaggaggggatcgccgggtaggattatgctatgcgatgctacttggaggacttcaatctactctcttctacctgctgcaagatggagatggccagaagcgtagtcttcgacaggactagctatcccccctttttattctggcattctgcagttcagcccactgatatgcccctttacacatatacccatgcatatgtagtatagctccttgcttgcgagtactttggatgagtactcacggttgcttctctccctctttccccctttcctatctatctggttgtcgcaaccagatgttggagtccaggagccagacgccaccgtcgacgacgacacctacgacactggaggtgcctactactacgtgcaggccgctgacgacgaccaggagtagttaggaggtcccaggcaggaggccttgcctcttcgatcgttgctacttttgtgctagccttcttaaggcaaacttgcttaacttatgtctgtactcagatattgttgcttccgctgactcgtctgtgatcgagcacttgtattcgagccctcgaggcccctggcttgtattatgatgcttgtatgacttatttatgttttagagttgtgttgtgatatctttccgtgagtccctgatcttggtcgtacacatttgcgtgcatgattagtgtacggtcaaatcgggggcgtcacatcctcggagagtggaagataattactgtcctctgagtcttcgtttacagtctgttcatcagggctgactcgcccgTCTTCCCGTTTGTCTTGTTCGAAGGTTGGCTCAATGGGGtgttcgttgtcttcggcatcgtccggaatATTGTTTTCTCTCGTGCCGGTATCGCTATCCTTTCCacgacgtgatttagagcggcgtcgctgacgtcggcgttttggctatatctcaggaggtttatcctcgactggatctttctcgttatcgccgttgttctctttgggtgtatccaccatgtacacgtcatacgaagaagtggccgttcAGCGcctggtaaacggcgggttttggccctgctcctcttcggcatcgtcgtccataccgtcgatgtcttcggagccgtagtcgagcatgtcggttaagtcttcgacagtggctatgaagtgggcggtgggtgggaaacgaaattctcctttatcagcctccagttcgaaccggatataattcggctgtgagtcccccgctaaggagagtgtttttaatgagtttagcacgtcgcctaaaggtgagtgctggaagatgtccgcagagctgaattcaacgatcgatGCACGATCGAGCTCGACGTATGCGGACACacgtggttcggaacctgtagccggaaacgagtccgaggttccggtggcacagattccactcgaggttgggtctatgtgcggctccgacgccgctaagtctgcggcttccgcggcggggttgagcttcccgtcctcggatggcgtgacctgctccggatctagggtcAGAGCAGTTACAtgcgctatctcctgggtatggtccgatgacagatttaagtcatgttcgtcGCGGTggtagggagcggctgccgtggtctcgaatccatcgaagatcaagtctccacggatatcggcgacgtagttcaagcttccaaatctgacctgatggccaggggcgtagctgtcgatctgctccagatggccaagcgagttggcccgcagtgcgaagccgccgaatacgaagatctgtccagggaggaagacttccccttggacaaaattgttgtagatgattgacggagccatcaaacccTTTGGTgacgacacaacggaactctcaatgaaagcaccaatgtcggtgtcaaaaccggcggatctcgggtagggggtccccaactatgcgtctaaggtcgatggtaacaggagacaggggacacgatgtttacccagattcgggccctctctatgaaggtaataccctacttcctgcttgattgatcttgatgaatataaatattacaagagttgatctaccacgagatcgtgatggctagaaccctagatgtctagcctgtatgattatgattgccactatgaactaaaccctccggtatatatagacaccggaggggactagggttgtacaaagtcggttatagaaaaaggaatcttcatatttggacgccaaggagagtcccatcgggacacgggagagagccttctgtcttgtatcttcacagcccaatagtccggcccatgttacacagtccggacgcccgaggaccccttaatccaggactccctcaagctcTCCCATTCAATTATTTAAGTCACTAGTGTTCCCTAATTTTGAAGCACTTCAATTCGATTGAGGTATTCAATTACGGAGGCAAtcatttttcaaatcaatcagtggcaatcggcctataaaaacatatcaatcctGCACACTCTCCCACCACCTAGAGAAAAAGCCATCATGTGATACTGTAGCACCAACATAGTACATGCATCCACCGACGCAGAAATTTCCGCACATAAATATGAGTTTCTTAGTGGATAACAAAGAATCACATTGAGAAAGGCCCACCAAATCATCAAACtataaaactaaataaaacacACACTATTATTTTTTGGGGAAGTCAAATTCCTTTAGTTTTGACCAAGTTTAGAGTAAAAAATTGtcaacatccacaatattaaacaaaaagtatggaaattcatttcatgatgaatctaattatACCGATTTGGTATTATGGATTTTGATATACTTCTCTATAAAATTTGATCAAACTttaaaaagtttgacttttaaaaatgtagtacatcttatattttgaaacaGAACGAGTAATGTTTAAgaaacccaacaacaccaacgTCGCAGAAAAACGCGTCCAACCCTTTTAGTTTTAGTTAGTTACCGGTTTGGCCGTTTAAACAGGATTATGCAAGGCGAACCCACATGTCAAGACTGACGTGGCTCAATAGTCAACGCGTTAGATTGATTTGTACATTTGGCTGTGTGAGCCACATGTTGGTATGCAGGGTGGTGGCATGGGCCAGCAAGGTGGCCGACGGGCATGGTCGTGCGACGATGCTGGGCGTGCGACGGTGCTGGGCGTGCTTCGGGCGCAACTGGTCGAGGAGGCGGCGAAGAGAGGATGAGAGGAAGGatagaggaggcggagtgccggtGGGTGCTCGTCGGCGGGCAGCTGACGCCTTGGCTGAGTCGAGCTGGTGGCACGCGCGCGGGCTAGTTCCAGTGGCGGCCCGTGACGTAACTAAGGGGATGTCGTGGACAAGCCAATAAGTGGATTTTTATGGGAATAGGTTGAATCTATTATTTAGACCGGCATGTGGGTCCCACATATCATAATGCCCAAAGTGTTAGTTAATCTAATGACGTTGACTATCGTGCCACGTCAGCCCTAACATGTGGGCCTGCCTTGTTATAATCCTATTTAACATGGCTGAACTGACAACTAACCGAAATTGATAGGTATTTGCGACGTGTTACCATGAGAGTATTTTTTTGTTAGGGTTATGTAAGAACACTGCTACACACACGATCAAATCTGGACGATTTCTGCATGATGCAGCACATCCAACCGTTTATGTGTAGGGCAAAACTAAGAATCAATGTTCAATCCTCTTATCGTCCACATAGTAGTTTCAGTTATGTAAAGTGGTAGTGCCACAACAATCCTTTCGCAAAACAAAGGTCTGCTCATCTGGAAGAGACGTTGATAAAAATTCTCATGGAATGTTGGGACCTGTTTGAAGTAGTCATCGTACAGAAGTTGTGCATCAGCGACCCGATCTCGCGGGAACAGCTCTCCGGCCCTTCATTGAATCCTTTTCTAAACATGCTCCACCTCCTTGTTGATTCTCCATTTTTTTGATGAATGCTCATCATCAACATCATTTCAACATCTTCGTTGTTCGAAACTGACAAATCAACAAACTCTTTGTATATGAATTCACCAAGCTCCTTGTTCTTAAAGTCATCATCCGATAAATCCATTGTTTTGCCTAAAATGAGCAAAAGAATCTAGAAAAACCACCTGAACATTTCGTCGAACACGTAGAGGGCGAGGTGTATGTCCGGAGCGGTAGGATGTACCGAAGCGGCATCCGATGGCGGCGACCATGTCCAGGGCGAGAAGGGCTGTCGGGAGGGGTTTGgagccggtggcggcggcgatgtgggttaTGGAAGACAACGGAGCCAGGAAAAGGGGTGGAACGAACGAGGAAGAGATGTGACAAGAAGATGGCAGATAGGGCTAGGGTTGTGGACGATTTAGAGACAATTGAGATGCGTCTGGCCTATCGGATCCGACATAGAGTCCTCATAATTATCTGTCGTACATAATTTGAAGGGTGTCAGACATGAACATTTGTGCTGACTTTAAAGTGTCCAATTAAATGATGTTTTATTAGTCTAAACGGCGTTTGTAGTCGtcaggtggtctacgaatctggatataatttttattatttctattgTTAGTTACACTGTTATGATTGAAGGTGAATAAATTGAAAATTTTCTGAAAAAAATGGGCTGTTGGCTCGGACGTTTGAGGAAGTGtgatccggttgtagatgctctcacAGGCCACAACTTTTCCCCACCCGGGCGCCGCCGCCACGCTATCCTACCTACCACCTTCTGGACGTCTCTCTCCGTCTTCCGCGCCTCCACCCCACGCGGTTCATTCGCAAACCGCGGCGGCTCCTCTCCTCGCTTTCCATCCTACCCCGGGACGGAGGGGTCTCGCCGGCGACATGGCTCCCTCAATCGCGCCGCCCTCTTCTCCTTCGTGCCTCCGGTGAGTTATTTCATTTCCCGTGAGCATTTATCTTGCCCAGTCAGTCAGTGGATTTACAGTCGAAATCACTTGGGAAAATGTTGTTCGACAAGTAGAAGAGATCGATTGGGGCTCTCCCCGTAGTCATCTCTGAGCACCAAACCCTAGGATTTTAGTGGTCTGTTTGGGCTAAGCTCCGGACCAGAGGAGGCTCGGTATCCAATTTTGGCCCAAGGTCTATTTGGTTCGAGTAATAATATAGCCATGGTGTAGTAATATAGCCATGGTTGGGTTGGTATAATGGTTCTACTATTTTTTAGGTTCAGGAGATATGAATTTTTACTTTGGAGAAATAGGAGATGTGGATTGTGCTTCATCTTCTTTGTTTTTTTGGGAAACCTGACGGCAGAACTGCCTATTCATATGGAAGAAACAGTTGCTCGGTTTATGAGGGATAACTGCAGAAAAACAAGATACAAAGGGCATGGAGTCACTCACCGAACTCATTATTAGCTTTGCGCGTATAGTTTGATGCCGAAAATTTCTACTCACCCACATTTCCTTGTTTATTTCTTACCATGTTCCTTGTATACAGTAGGCATGAAATTTGTTAAGTATCTTCCATCAAAATTTTATTCATATGGTGCTACAACCTACGTACACGGCATTATGCTACACAACAGGACACAAGATTACCGATATGACATTATCGACAATAATTCAGATCATAGCATTTTACTTCATAATTCTAACATCGTATCTTAAATTGGTTTATGCAGTGGGAAACTCTTTCCACGGTTCACTGGTACCAACAGTCAGCCCATGAATTCTGTCTTGCGCTGCGATATTTCAGTTTCACCAACTTTGGCATCAAACAGCTTAAGGAGAACCAGTTCGGTTCACTTGGCAAATAATAATCGAATCAAAAGCTTTCATGTATGTCATGCTGGGGTTGATCCGTCAGAACGTATTGTTGTAAATGGTCAGGCCAGTCCATCTAAAACTGTTCAAGCTGATGCTGCTGCATTGGGGACCATATCTGCTGACATGGCTCCTGTCGTCGATGGGTTTtcagctgatgatgatgaacttgaccTAGATTTGCCTACAGAGGGTTTCTCATCTATACCTGAAGCTATCGAAGATATTCGCCAAGGAAAAGTATGTCCTGTTACCAAAGttatgttttctatttatttatttattttgcatcaTTTGCTCTGTAATCCTAACTGATTCATTTGCAGTATGTGATTGTTGTGGATGATGAAGACAGGGAAAACGAAGGAGATCTTATAATGGCAGCATCCACGGTAACACCAGAGGCTATGGCTTTCATAGTGAGGCATGGCACTGGGATTGTATGTGTCAGCATGAAGGAAGATGACCTGGAAAGACTACAACTTCCTCTTATGGTAGTGGCAAAGGAAAATGAAGAGAAGCTGCGGACAGCCTTTACTGTTTCAGTGGTATGATGTCTGATTTTCTAGTCAGAATTCTGGTCTATGCGCATATTGTATTTTCTCCTTTTTCATATGGGCATATTTTACCTTCTCCTCTTGCCTGTTTCTCCAACTGACTCTGCTTAAAAAATGTATTTTAGGACGCTAAAGAGGGCACAACAACAGGGGTTTCAGCCAAGGATCGGGCAAACACAGTTCTAGCACTTGCATCTCCTTATTCTAAGCCTGAGGACTTCAACCGTCCTGGACATATCTTTCCTCTTAAATATAGAGAAGGTGGTGTCCTCAAAAGGGCTGGGCATACTGAAGCATCAGTAGACCTTGCCATGTTGGCTGGGTTACCTCCTGCTGCAGTTCTTTGTGAAATTGTTGACgatgatgatggttccatggcttTGTTGCCAAAACTGAAAGAATTTG
Protein-coding regions in this window:
- the LOC123165711 gene encoding probable bifunctional riboflavin biosynthesis protein RIBA 1, chloroplastic, which encodes MLSQATTFPHPGAAATLSYLPPSGRLSPSSAPPPHAVHSQTAAAPLLAFHPTPGRRGLAGDMAPSIAPPSSPSCLRGKLFPRFTGTNSQPMNSVLRCDISVSPTLASNSLRRTSSVHLANNNRIKSFHVCHAGVDPSERIVVNGQASPSKTVQADAAALGTISADMAPVVDGFSADDDELDLDLPTEGFSSIPEAIEDIRQGKYVIVVDDEDRENEGDLIMAASTVTPEAMAFIVRHGTGIVCVSMKEDDLERLQLPLMVVAKENEEKLRTAFTVSVDAKEGTTTGVSAKDRANTVLALASPYSKPEDFNRPGHIFPLKYREGGVLKRAGHTEASVDLAMLAGLPPAAVLCEIVDDDDGSMALLPKLKEFAERENLKIVSIADLIRYRRKRDRLVERLCVTPLQLQWGSFESYCYRSLIDGMEHIAMIKGDVGDGQDILVRVHSECLTGDIFGSARCDCGGQLALAMTMIEKAGRGVVVYLRGHEGRGIGLGHKLRAYNLQDAGRDTVEANEDLGLPADSREYGIGAQILRDLGVRTMRLMTNNPAKYTGLKGYGLSVLGRVPLLTPITNENRRYMETKRLKMGHIYEDPPNGHTSGMSDEEQYQEDSGSEQDQTLEPQ